A portion of the Vreelandella subglaciescola genome contains these proteins:
- a CDS encoding TRAP transporter permease — protein sequence MAHRATDEEAGDSAEAQRIVESEYGARKPHSRWQRWLLVLIAVSWSLFQLYATYFGSLSPQKLGAIHLAFGFALAFLSYPGKRGPNERIPWYDWLLAGVGMVTALYIVVNYYNLVAVQGGLPITRDVWMGSLLLITLGLAASRIIGIALPIIASIVILYGITGPAGIIPLTPPDMLFLHNGYDWRQIVQQLYITTEGIWGTPIQVSASFVFLFVLFGALLDRAGAGQYFVDLAYSGLGTYRGGPAKAAVVASLLTGIVSGSSTANTVTTGTFTIPLMKKIGYPPLKAGAIECAASTNGQLMPPIMGAAAFIMATFLNIPYSELILYALVPALLSYMGLVFTVHLEALKLNLPGMPRAELPPFWPTFLKGVHYLVPVAFLLYELMWVQLTPERSALNALVLLIIVMFIQEAWLGLRHAGSAKGVVMGLWQGARLVFEGLEKGARNMTTIAIATAAAGIIVGMVTMTNLGYGLTQIIGVLSMGNIWLVLILAALTSLILGIGLPTTANYIVMAALVAPVIANLASDVGLDVPLVAIHLFVFYFGILADDTPPVGLAAYAASAISRADPVRTGVQGFIYDLRTVILPFMFFFNPELILHVDSWLRGGWVIFTAVIGMLAFVAATQGYLVTRMRWYERLLVLACALAMIKPGLVTDLVGLPLLALVFVYHRHRSMAGGGPSSLFGRGSYPAEQRAASRGDGV from the coding sequence ATGGCCCATCGAGCGACGGATGAGGAGGCGGGCGATAGCGCCGAGGCGCAGCGTATCGTTGAAAGCGAATACGGCGCGCGTAAGCCGCATAGCCGCTGGCAGCGCTGGCTATTGGTGCTGATCGCGGTGAGTTGGAGCCTGTTTCAGCTCTACGCCACCTATTTTGGTTCGCTCAGCCCGCAGAAACTCGGCGCGATACACTTGGCCTTCGGCTTTGCTTTAGCGTTTTTGTCCTACCCCGGCAAGCGCGGGCCCAATGAGCGCATTCCCTGGTATGACTGGCTGCTGGCGGGCGTCGGCATGGTCACGGCGCTGTATATCGTCGTTAATTACTACAATCTGGTCGCAGTCCAGGGCGGGCTGCCGATCACCCGTGACGTGTGGATGGGCTCACTTCTGCTGATCACGCTCGGGTTGGCGGCCTCACGTATTATCGGTATTGCGCTGCCGATTATCGCCAGTATTGTCATCCTGTATGGCATCACCGGCCCTGCCGGCATCATTCCGCTGACCCCGCCGGACATGCTTTTCCTGCACAACGGCTATGACTGGCGCCAGATTGTTCAGCAGCTGTATATCACCACGGAAGGTATCTGGGGGACGCCGATTCAGGTGTCAGCCTCCTTCGTATTCCTGTTCGTTCTGTTCGGTGCGCTTCTGGATCGGGCCGGCGCCGGGCAGTACTTCGTCGATCTGGCGTACAGCGGTCTGGGCACGTACCGCGGTGGCCCCGCCAAGGCGGCGGTAGTGGCGAGCCTGCTGACCGGTATTGTCTCGGGGTCTTCTACCGCCAATACGGTAACGACGGGCACCTTCACAATCCCATTGATGAAGAAAATCGGCTATCCGCCGCTCAAGGCCGGGGCCATCGAATGCGCAGCCTCGACCAATGGCCAGCTGATGCCGCCGATCATGGGCGCCGCGGCCTTCATCATGGCGACCTTTCTGAACATTCCCTATTCCGAGTTGATTCTCTATGCCTTGGTGCCAGCGCTGTTGTCCTATATGGGCCTGGTGTTCACCGTGCATCTGGAAGCGCTCAAACTGAATCTGCCGGGTATGCCACGTGCGGAGTTGCCGCCGTTTTGGCCGACGTTCCTGAAAGGCGTTCACTATCTGGTGCCGGTGGCCTTTCTGCTTTACGAGCTGATGTGGGTGCAGTTGACGCCGGAACGCAGCGCGCTGAACGCGCTGGTGCTGCTCATTATCGTGATGTTCATACAAGAAGCCTGGCTGGGTCTGCGGCATGCGGGGAGTGCCAAAGGCGTTGTGATGGGGCTCTGGCAGGGTGCCAGGCTGGTGTTCGAGGGCCTTGAGAAGGGCGCTCGCAACATGACGACCATTGCGATTGCCACAGCAGCGGCGGGCATCATCGTCGGCATGGTCACCATGACCAATCTGGGCTACGGGCTGACCCAAATTATTGGCGTGCTCTCCATGGGCAATATCTGGCTGGTGCTTATTCTCGCGGCGCTCACCTCGCTGATTCTGGGAATCGGCCTGCCGACTACCGCCAATTACATCGTGATGGCGGCGCTGGTGGCGCCGGTGATTGCCAATCTGGCAAGCGATGTGGGGCTCGACGTGCCGCTGGTGGCCATCCACCTGTTCGTTTTCTATTTTGGCATTCTTGCTGACGATACGCCGCCGGTGGGGCTGGCGGCCTATGCCGCCTCGGCGATTTCCCGTGCCGACCCGGTACGCACCGGTGTGCAGGGGTTCATCTATGACCTGCGCACCGTGATTCTGCCGTTCATGTTCTTCTTCAATCCCGAGCTGATCCTGCACGTGGATAGCTGGCTACGCGGTGGCTGGGTGATCTTCACCGCAGTCATCGGCATGCTGGCTTTTGTCGCGGCAACTCAAGGCTATCTGGTCACCCGGATGCGCTGGTATGAGCGCCTGCTGGTATTGGCCTGCGCGCTGGCGATGATCAAACCGGGGTTGGTGACCGACCTTGTCGGCCTGCCGCTGCTGGCGCTGGTCTTTGTTTATCACCGTCATCGCTCGATGGCCGGGGGCGGGCCGTCGTCGCTGTTCGGTCGGGGAAGCTATCCCGCCGAGCAGCGAGCGGCTAGCCGTGGCGATGGTGTCTGA
- a CDS encoding TAXI family TRAP transporter solute-binding subunit — protein MRFSFGNRLIVKSLGVVLGTVLTTGVASAQSTTFLTIGSGSTSGLYYPTAVGIAKILSEADVGLRANARSTGASVFNANAIGEGSLQMGMMQNNIASYAYNGTGVEAFKNNKIDNLRGLIGLYPEAIHILAREDAEIESVADLAGKRVYVGDVGSGTEQDAMNIMAAFDVTFDDLKADVRGSSGDAVGLLRDDKIAAMFYTVGLGSSAIVEAAQTAPVTVISIDPKPLKQLQEDYDFYTPFTIPGETYPGVEDDVQTVTLKAMLGASAELSEDDVYTFMNTVFNEKLDTFYSDIQNPNLKKFFTVESGLEGMSIPLHPGAVKFFEEQNVDVPDELKPSM, from the coding sequence ATGCGCTTTTCGTTCGGTAACCGATTGATAGTAAAGTCATTGGGGGTGGTTTTGGGCACGGTATTGACCACCGGTGTCGCCTCGGCTCAGTCCACCACGTTCCTCACCATCGGTTCGGGCTCCACGTCCGGGCTGTACTATCCAACGGCAGTGGGTATCGCCAAGATTCTCAGCGAGGCGGACGTCGGCCTGCGTGCTAACGCGCGTTCTACCGGGGCTTCGGTCTTCAACGCCAATGCCATCGGCGAGGGCTCGCTGCAGATGGGGATGATGCAGAACAACATCGCCTCTTATGCGTATAACGGCACCGGGGTCGAGGCCTTCAAAAACAACAAGATCGACAACCTGCGCGGCCTGATCGGCTTGTATCCGGAGGCCATTCATATTCTGGCCCGGGAAGATGCGGAGATCGAGAGCGTCGCGGATCTGGCCGGCAAGCGTGTCTACGTCGGTGATGTGGGCTCCGGCACCGAGCAGGACGCCATGAATATCATGGCTGCCTTCGATGTGACCTTCGATGACCTGAAGGCCGACGTGCGCGGCAGTTCCGGTGACGCCGTGGGGCTACTGCGCGACGACAAGATTGCCGCCATGTTCTACACCGTGGGCCTGGGCTCTTCGGCCATTGTCGAAGCGGCCCAGACGGCGCCAGTTACCGTCATCTCCATCGATCCGAAACCTCTCAAGCAGCTCCAGGAGGACTACGATTTTTATACGCCTTTCACCATTCCCGGTGAGACCTACCCCGGTGTCGAGGACGATGTGCAGACGGTGACGCTCAAGGCCATGCTCGGGGCATCCGCCGAGCTATCCGAAGACGACGTCTATACCTTCATGAACACGGTGTTCAATGAGAAGCTGGATACCTTTTATAGCGATATCCAGAACCCGAACCTCAAGAAGTTCTTCACCGTCGAATCAGGGCTGGAGGGTATGTCCATTCCCCTGCATCCCGGTGCGGTCAAGTTCTTCGAGGAGCAGAATGTCGACGTGCCGGATGAGCTTAAACCTTCCATGTAA
- a CDS encoding PACE efflux transporter → MRTVKDRVRHAISFELIGLMLIIPLGTWLFDKPMSDIGVVAVVSATIATCWNYVYNLGFDHAMLRCLGGVRKTVPLRVFHAVLFETGLLIVLLPFIAWYLGVSLAHAFQMDISFAIFYMIYAFVFNWAYDVIFPVGAEPVPVDAEAR, encoded by the coding sequence ATGCGCACTGTTAAAGATCGTGTTCGCCATGCGATCTCGTTTGAACTCATCGGCCTGATGCTGATTATTCCGCTTGGCACTTGGCTGTTCGACAAACCGATGAGCGATATCGGCGTGGTTGCCGTGGTCAGCGCGACCATCGCCACGTGCTGGAACTACGTCTACAATCTGGGGTTTGACCACGCGATGCTGCGCTGCCTTGGCGGCGTGCGCAAAACTGTCCCTCTGCGTGTGTTTCACGCGGTGCTGTTTGAAACCGGCCTGCTGATCGTCCTGCTGCCATTTATCGCGTGGTACCTCGGTGTCTCTCTGGCCCACGCTTTCCAGATGGATATCTCGTTCGCTATTTTCTATATGATCTATGCCTTCGTTTTTAACTGGGCGTACGACGTTATTTTCCCCGTTGGGGCAGAGCCTGTGCCGGTTGATGCAGAGGCCAGGTGA